A portion of the Candidatus Babeliales bacterium genome contains these proteins:
- a CDS encoding nucleoside monophosphate kinase, with product MKKIQCSFLISILCFLSVNSQHFVLISSPGSGKGTFSQYMTKKYGYVQICPGDLFRKEILQQSELGKIIEPIVQAGDYVDEQIVCKLMQKHLEQALIKNKPFILDGFPRSKNSLQFLLAFLASKQILKNVCFIQFHASDEVCKQRILGRYVCNACGQVDNAAKMETNDNPTCSSCGQALALRLGDKETVVTKRLQHFHTVIEPLLKDLENNGHTVKIINSVQELSTLERIYNEIAS from the coding sequence ATGAAAAAAATTCAATGCTCATTTTTAATCTCCATTCTCTGTTTTCTTTCTGTCAACTCACAACATTTTGTTTTGATATCTTCACCAGGTAGCGGAAAGGGAACTTTTTCTCAATATATGACCAAAAAATACGGGTATGTTCAAATTTGTCCAGGTGATCTATTTCGCAAAGAAATTTTACAACAAAGTGAATTGGGCAAAATTATTGAACCAATCGTGCAAGCTGGTGACTACGTTGATGAACAGATAGTTTGTAAATTAATGCAAAAGCATCTAGAGCAAGCCCTTATTAAAAATAAACCTTTTATACTCGATGGCTTTCCTCGCTCAAAAAACAGCTTACAATTCTTGCTGGCCTTTTTAGCGTCAAAGCAAATCCTGAAAAACGTTTGTTTCATACAATTTCACGCATCAGATGAAGTCTGCAAACAACGCATACTGGGTAGATATGTTTGCAATGCGTGTGGACAAGTAGACAACGCAGCTAAAATGGAAACAAATGATAATCCAACATGCAGCTCTTGTGGTCAAGCTTTAGCATTGCGACTGGGAGACAAAGAAACTGTCGTGACTAAACGATTACAGCATTTTCATACCGTAATTGAACCACTCTTAAAAGATTTAGAAAACAATGGTCATACCGTTAAAATTATAAATTCTGTTCAAGAACTATCGACACTTGAAAGGATCTATAATGAAATTGCTTCTTAA